Within the Drosophila melanogaster chromosome 3R genome, the region AATAACTCATCGATGGACGTGCTACTGCACTGTTGACCTGATTTTCACCAAATTTCGAACCCTTGATGACACAATCTGCGGCAGCTCCTTTGGTCTTTCTCTTGACCAGGGATGGAATAAAAACTGTTCTTGTAGTCAATATAATTTaccttaaataaatttgtcaaATTTTTTTATCTCATCACTAAAGATCAGATTTTCAccaagtttttctttttgtactTATACATTTGATGGGCTTAAGCTTGTAACTCGGCCAAAATGGCAGCCACAGCTAAGAAAAACACCTTTTTAGAGAGCTAAAGACCTCAGCAAACCAACGCAATCACTTTTGATTTGATtccagaaattaaattttttgtcaaaattttccattttttataaggggtaacatcgtaatttttcgcaaaaattgacaaaaaatttttttttcattcttgaATGCCAAACGATTAAGCATGTTTTTACGAGTCCAGCAAGGTATGACAATCTATATTTTGACCTCGTTTACGGAtaattttgcacatttttactgatatttttgaacaattttatcAATTTCTATGCCATGTTTCAATGTACTAtttacttatgtatatgtttaaattaagttgcatccctgattttattttttgagtCCGGACCCTTCTTCCCGTTGACAGCGCTTGACTCGTTAGGCTTCTTCTTCGGTGGCCAAGTGCACCAATTTCCAATCGATCGAACGGTGACGTAAAGCTCCAAAACCCTGTTGCCATTACGTACGCCCCCCAACTTCTTGTGCCGCCTTATAGCCATGTCGATGTAGTTATAGCCATAAGCTACATGTGTCCGCACAGCCACTCGACATTTCTCCACCTCGCTGCGTCGAGATGCGTCGGCtgcaattacaattaatgATTTCTGTGTGTGGACAGCAAGTGGACAAGCGTCTCGATTCAGCTGGTTACTGGTTGGTTACTGGGTATTGGATAGTGGGTACTGGCGGTCTATTTACTTTCGAACCAATGGCTGTGTGCAGcaaatccaattaaatgcCGCTCGCTATTCACTTTATTTGGGTAGctgctgttttgttttattacttattgttttcgttttcgacGCTTAATGTTTGGcttcaatttgaaaattgattttgattttgattttgttacGATTGTTTCGTAATTGTTATCGTAGGTGTTGAAAGTGTCCGCCGTCAACGGTTGACAGTTCGGGGGAAATTTGGAACTGGCCTTGAAAAGCCCTTCGTTATTGTGTTATTTTTGGTCTGATGACTGCGTGTATTTATAGGTTTATAAACGAATTTGTTAGGGTTTAAGAATGGGTTAAAATGCATTGTATTGTATGCAATGACTGGGATCTTTTAAAGTAACTATTGTTAGTTCCATATGCAATGAGACAACATTGAAGCTTAATGATACTTAAGAATGAgtagaaataattataaagaaaaatactaAAGCTGAAAGCATAATAAACCTGCAACTTTGTTTTACAAATTTACTAAGTTACACATTTAATGTATACTTGGCTTAATGTCCTAGCACAACACGTTGTTTTCGTATTTCCCGTTCACTATTTAGATTCCTTGCTAATCATGCGAAAAAATGGATTATCCCTTGACTGGATTGCCGGGGAATCACATGACCCGGCTGTCGAGGAAGTACAAACTGGACAAACAAGTTCCTCGAGGCGTCACATGAATGAAGTTCATCAATGGGACTCGGTCGAGTGTGTAATCGTGGGTCACTTTCGATTTCGAGCCAGCAATTTAAGTGCGCTCCAATTGTGAAAATAACACTTGGCGCACTTGGCCGAAGGTTGCGGCTGCTGCATCTTTCAGATGCGAGATATGAGATACGAGCTACGAGCTACGAGCTACAAGATACCAGATACGAGATACTCAGCGGAGAGTGTTACACATAACGAtttgggcaaacattttttcgCGTTGGCCCAGGGCATTGATTGTGGACTATGGGGTTGCCCCCTCCTGGGAGATTCGTTTTGCAGACGGGTTTGCTCCAATTTCTcgcttgtgaacccaaaagacACGTGTCGCAGACTTCTCTCtgcatccgtatccgtatctttGCTCTGCGCCGCCTTCTActcgcttttggccaagttcaTCCGAAGCTCTTCGCGTCTCTTTTGatgcttaattaaattcattttttcgtttatttcgTTTACCTTTTGTAATGAGACTTTGAGCACTCGGAGCTGCGGACATCGAATCATATAAATTCGGACCGCGGCGGCCAAGTCAGCATCAGTCGAGCATCGAGCTTCTCCATCGAAGCATTTCATCGAGCCAAAGGATTACGGGCTTACTAAGCAGCAAAGGATTTCCGATTACCAGAAGCAAAATGCGTGTCTCCTCGCTGTTCGTTGTGTGCGTGGCCTCCCTGGTGGCCACCACTTTGGGTCGTCCTGAGCCCCCATCCCCGTACTCCTACCACGGATTGCCTCAGCAGCAGAGCCAGCGGGCTTTGCCACTCAATGGTAAGTGGGCGGAGGATGAAATAGAAACATTATAGGAAATTAAAGCGAAAAAGATTAAAGCTATTTATGTGACACAGATTTTTGCTAAAGTCTTATGAGCATGACAACTATTAAAGATTAGATTAAACATTGATTATAGTAATATAATTCAGCAAATGTAGATATATTAACTCCATATATTTATCTTAATCTTATTAATCTTTCTTTTTGGACAGCTCACCCCGTTCCCCCGCAGATTTACCAGCCTCTGCCCCAGGAGCAGTCGTTTGCCAACTTTGCACCGCCCCAGCAGACCTACTTGCCACCCCAAATGCATCTGGATGCCATCGAGCAAGTGGCTCccactgccgccgccgctgagCCCCTGAATGCCTACGATGACAGCTACAACATGGCCCACCGCCTGTCCGGAGTGCAGCATGCCAGTGGCTACAACAATGGCCCCCAGGAGACCAAGGTGCACAAGCACATCTACGTCCATGTGCCGCCAAAGGACTTCGAGGAGGAGGATGCCATCCAGACCCGAGTTCACCACCAGCAGGGACCCAAGCAGAAGCACTACAAGATCGTGTTCATCAAGGCACCATCTGCTCCGGCTATCCGTCAGCCAGTtgtgccaccaccaccccagAATGAGGAGAAGACTCTGATCTATGTGCTGCACAAGAAGCCCGAGCAGGAGCAAGATATCGTGATCCCGACGCCACCACCCACCAAGCCATCGAAGCCAGAGGTTTACTTCATCAAGTACAAGACCAAGAAGGACGAGGCCCCCGTCTATGGACCCCCACCTGCAGAGATGGAGCCCCGTCAGGCCACCGCCGAGGATTTCGCTCCATTGGCTGAGGTCGCCGATGTcctgccacccaccacccTGGCTCCTGCTCCCGAGCCGGAAGTAGAGCAGCCAGCCATTCCCTCCGCGGTCTACGGACCACCCACTGCAGCTGCCTATACTGGTGAGGAGGTTCAGACCACCTTGTCCGCTCCTGCCAACCAGTATCTGCCCCCTGCCACCGCTCCCGCCGCCCTGGCCATTGAGGAGCCCTCAATGGCGCCCATCGTGGTGGAGGAACAGCCCGAGCAGCGACTGGCTCCTTCCCATGTGCCTGCCACCAGCTACGGTCCTCCCAACCGCTACTTCCTTAAGAAGCTGAAGTGAAGCCCGCTGCTTTGAGATGGTGATGCCTTAGCCAATTTCACAGTTTGTCATAGTCTAATGTCCATTGGATGCACCTCTTCCCAATCCCCTGTTCCCAATTCACACATGCACACGTGCCAAACCTCCCCACATGCACATCTCGTTGTTTGTTCGTTTGTATAACTTGTTacatttgttttaataaagagtagataataaatatcaaatttataaaaaaaaaactaaatggCCTTTTAGTGTGGAATATTCCTCAAAAGTTTTATACACTTTCTTTAAGCTTAGTAAATGGTCCAGTTAATTCGGATAAAACACAGTGGAACAACAATGGATTTCGCATTTCAATGATTTAATGATGGCTCATGCCGCCTAATATGATAATTGACCCTGTGTGAAGTCGTGACCTTGGCAAATTTACAGCCTGCTTAATTGCGTTACGTTTTGTTGATTTCGGCTGTAGGCCCAATTTCGACGGCTTTCCTCATTGCTGTGCTCATAGAAAAATCGTAAAGtaatggccaaaatggcaaagCACTTAGAGGGAAGAGGCCggagcaacatgttgctgagACTTCCCGCCAAAAGCAACAGTTGCTGCCTGCGCAGAGCTATGTTGCAACATGTGGATGGAAAAGCCGGGAAAAGGAGTACGAGGAACTGCCTTTCGGGTTCGTGCCCGAGTTTCGTGGCCGTTTGATCAGTCAGTCCGGATGAAAAATCCGGCTGCACACTCAGTTCGCTTTCTGTGCTCGCGCGAGTCGCATCGTAGGTGGGCGTGTTCCTTCACTTTATGTCGGTCGTCTCCGTCTGGTTAGCGTATTCAACGTATTCAAACTTATAAGCCCATTGAAAACACTCGGTCCATTCAATTTAGCGAGTGGTCATAAGCAGCGAAAACACTATCGGTAAACGGTAAACAATTAATGAATTGCGACTTTAATCACGCGTCCAAcagtgcgtatacgcaatacgAAAAGTGAGTGATTGCAAGTGAAATTGTGGGCCATTGTTTCAGGTCATTACATCTGGCATTGGCATTGACATTGGCAGTCTCGACGACGTGCAATCCCCTCGAGGGTAGCTCCAGTCCAATCTCAGTGCCTCGCTGCACCAGGTGAGTTGTAATGAGCTTTGTTTACCTGCTAATCAGCTTGTCCTCTCCGCCGGCAAATGGCTTGTTGTTTCCGCTTGTTAGCATTTGGCTGTGTTTCACACATCTGGTCGCTGGTTCGGTTCTGGTGGGGATTAGCTTCCGACACATGACTATATTTCACGGACGAGTTTTAGACCAACATTCCTGTTATAGTCAATATATTTTGGTAACACCTGGCTGATGTGCCTAATTAGATTTATCAGGACACGAGCCAGTCACTTTAACTCAAAAACtgataaaaatgaaatttctcaaCAAATTTGAATTGCATTATCCTTATGCCTTTCCGGCAGCATCATCAATCAGCAGTTTCTTGTGTTGCAGCTGCACAAGTTTACTTGGACATAAATAACATAACACATACGCAACGTTGTCCATGGTGTCGTTGAATGTGTTGCATGAAATGGACTTAAGCAGGTCTTATCTCCTAAGTTTTCCATCCATTTTGCTTTCGTTGACAACCATGCCTGGCCGGGCTAATTGTAAATTATGCAGGATGATCCGAAATTGGAGCAGTTTTTAGGTCTTTGTCCTTTCACCAACTTTGTCCTTGTGCGCTGCCATTGTTGCACGTGATACatatattgttattaaattcTCTCATTTTATTGGGGGCTTCTTCAAGGCATTGCAGCCTTAGTGAACTCGTGTTGTACTTAAACGGTTATACGGCTTTAGCCTTTTTTATCTTATTTACCGATTCGCTTATATTTAGCATTTGTTTTAGCTGTTGTCGTTCGGTTAACGCAATATGCCATGGTTTTTACTGTTTGTTTGCCGCCATGTTGCGATTCTGGTTTATTAATTCGGTTTAATTCGTTTATAGTGTTCTCAAATTAACGCCAGCAAAATTATTGTAACTGGATTAATCAGTGAGATTTTAGATAAAAGGGAGcgattaaaaaattaaaagaactacaataatttaaaagtatttatttccATAAATATTTGGTCAGTTAGGAAACAAGACATTTTGCTTTTGTCTTGAATTGATACCATCAATTggtatttgattttgtaagtAAACAGCTTTTAGCAAATAACACACAGTGCAAACAGTTCATAAGTAAATAACTAAACAATTCGTTGTAAAACATTGTCGCATGACATATGCCGTTTGATTAGATAGTTAAGATATTAAGTGTGCAGTATATATTACTAATAGCAGAGAAAAATGTTTGGttgcaaacaattgaaaacattttcagcAAAGTAAAATGAGGAAGCAATCTTCTCGAGTGGCTGCATCATATGTTTTCGGTGACGTTTTCATGTCTGTTTTATTTCCTAGGAATTGTTTTTTCATTAAAGCACTTAAAATATAGTAAgataacaaaagaaaaaaaatgacaATAACAAGGACAATTTGTTTACACTGAAAATATGCACAAACACAGCGGCGAtacttttaaaaagtttacGGTGTGTAAAAACGTGAAAATTCTAGTTCAGAAGGGATAATAAGTGTGTGAGGTTATCTAAAACGGCTTTCTGAATAAACAATCAAGATGCACTTGGTCAACCCGGCTTTTAATATTGATAATTCTTTTGCCAGAAGTTTACCCTCGGCTGAGCAAAGGAATTTGTTTGACTGCCAAAAAGTTTCAAGTCATCGTTGCCTTTTCAATGCAAAGAGGAATGCAATGAAAGTTGGGATCTGTGATTTTTCCGGATAAGTTAACGttccaataaaatgcaattaatttgaaCTAGGAAAAAGACATTTTCTTTGCTTGCTGTCACTTTTTCCAAAGAGGCTATCAAAAGTGTGacccattgaaaattttatgaGAATTTAATCATACCAAActttgttttaataaatacaatattttcggAGAATGAACGATTTTTGGGCTTAAGGGCTCCATTTAACCTCTTTCAAAAAGCAACAAATGATGCAGGGCTCTTTTCTTATGTAAATTCAATAGTTTTCGTCATCGGGATGTGCGGAAATTTAGTTGGGAGTGTCCGCTTGAAAAAGGGGTTAAACTAACTGATAGAAATATGCAAATCACTTGGCTCAATGTGTGAATTCAACCGAGGGTAACACAGGTTATTCTTTGATGTAAGCATTATTGTAATTCGGTCTGTCTTGGGATAAACCCTTTTAAGTTGTCCCTTTTATTGCAGCCTTACATGGCTACAATGTTGTTTGCCGATGATTATTTAAGCTCTAAAAATAATACT harbors:
- the TwdlC gene encoding TweedleC, whose amino-acid sequence is MRVSSLFVVCVASLVATTLGRPEPPSPYSYHGLPQQQSQRALPLNAHPVPPQIYQPLPQEQSFANFAPPQQTYLPPQMHLDAIEQVAPTAAAAEPLNAYDDSYNMAHRLSGVQHASGYNNGPQETKVHKHIYVHVPPKDFEEEDAIQTRVHHQQGPKQKHYKIVFIKAPSAPAIRQPVVPPPPQNEEKTLIYVLHKKPEQEQDIVIPTPPPTKPSKPEVYFIKYKTKKDEAPVYGPPPAEMEPRQATAEDFAPLAEVADVLPPTTLAPAPEPEVEQPAIPSAVYGPPTAAAYTGEEVQTTLSAPANQYLPPATAPAALAIEEPSMAPIVVEEQPEQRLAPSHVPATSYGPPNRYFLKKLK